In Pygocentrus nattereri isolate fPygNat1 chromosome 30, fPygNat1.pri, whole genome shotgun sequence, the following proteins share a genomic window:
- the znf648 gene encoding zinc finger protein 648, whose protein sequence is MNMAENCNHLTADVISDRAYMSKRSIRKTFVNKRRYIPAESEVVADSKFSGGAFSLHCVEETLPSAAYADEMNPVHVNPATSVYKRFAALPYADKPEVVSQKAGLERDLTTSANHTEEVPSSADIKVKLEEDFEPAPETQQDAPVVSDKDAAKAAGEHGPSRVEPSSRPLFRFAAMKKRRGVEGDAENRPYKCSYCPWAFKKYSNLLSHIDTHNGLKPYVCDLCGKAYSHQGTLQQHKRLHTGERPYSCPFCDKTYTWSSDYRKHIRTHTGEKPYACEACGKEFVRSSDLRKHERNMHANDKPFPCKKCGKTFNKPLSLMRHERTHLGERPFLCPECGKAFAVASRMAEHRKIHTGLRPYTCHICSKSFTKSSNLAEHLSIHTGLRPHMCSECGLAFAMPSRLLRHQRTHAGIRPYECRSCGKSFSRPKALQRHLLQQQCDSRGFMCSQCDASFSCNAQLADHMLSHGATV, encoded by the coding sequence ATGAATATGGCAGAAAACTGTAACCACTTGACGGCAGATGTCATCAGCGACAGAGCTTACATGTCAAAAAGAAGCATCAGGAAGACCTTCGTCAATAAGAGGCGGTATATACCAGCAGAGAGTGAAGTGGTTGCCGATTCTAAGTTCAGTGGAGGGGCtttttctttacactgtgttgaGGAAACACTGCCCTCTGCTGCTTATGCCGATGAAATGAATCCAGTTCATGTGAATCCAGCCACGTCTGTGTACAAGAGGTTTGCTGCGCTTCCCTATGCTGACAAGCCTGAAGTTGTGAGCCAAAAAGCTGGATTAGAGCGCGATTTAACAacttcagccaatcacacggagGAAGTGCCCAGTTCTGCCGACATCAAAGTGAAACTGGAGGAGGACTTTGAGCCGGCTCCAGAAACACAGCAAGATGCCCCAGTTGTTTCAGACAAAGATGCAGCGAAGGCAGCCGGGGAACATGGACCAAGCAGAGTGGAACCATCCAGCAGGCCGCTTTTCAGGTTCGCTGCTATGAAGAAGCGGCGCGGCGTAGAAGGGGATGCTGAAAACCGTCCGTACAAGTGCAGCTACTGCCCCTGGGCCTTCAAGAAGTACAGCAACTTGCTGAGCCACATTGACACCCACAATGGCCTGAAGCCGTACGTCTGCGACCTGTGTGGAAAGGCTTATTCTCACCAGGGCACGCTGCAGCAGCACAAGCGACTGCACACCGGCGAGAGGCCCTACAGCTGCCCGTTCTGCGACAAAACCTACACCTGGTCGTCTGACTACCGCAAGCACATTCGCACGCACACGGGCGAGAAGCCGTACGCTTGCGAGGCGTGCGGGAAGGAGTTTGTTCGCTCCTCTGACCTACGGAAGCACGAGCGCAACATGCATGCTAACGACAAACCCTTCCCCTGCAAAAAGTGCGGAAAAACCTTCAACAAGCCGCTATCGCTAATGCGCCACGAGCGCACCCACCTAGGAGAAAGGCCTTTCCTTTGCCCCGAATGCGGCAAGGCCTTTGCTGTGGCCAGCCGCATGGCCGAACACCGGAAGATCCACACTGGCCTGCGGCCCTACACCTGCCACATTTGCTCCAAATCCTTCACCAAATCCTCCAACTTGGCCGAACACCTTAGCATACACACGGGACTCCGCCCGCACATGTGCTCCGAGTGTGGTTTGGCCTTCGCCATGCCGTCCCGCCTGCTGCGCCATCAACGGACGCATGCTGGCATAAGGCCCTACGAATGCCGGAGTTGCGGAAAGTCCTTCAGCCGCCCAAAAGCCCTGCAGCGCCACCTGCTGCAGCAGCAGTGTGATAGCAGAGGTTTCATGTGCTCTCAGTGCGATGCATCTTTCTCCTGCAACGCTCAGCTAGCTGACCACATGCTGAGCCATGGTGCCACTGTTTGA